The Stegostoma tigrinum isolate sSteTig4 chromosome 41, sSteTig4.hap1, whole genome shotgun sequence nucleotide sequence ATAAAATCAGAATCAAACTGCCTGAGGCAGCAGATGTGTTAACAACAGAGGAGTACGGACTTATAACTAGGACATTGCTGTACCCTATCCAATTTCATGTCTGCTTCGGAAACCTAGAGATAAATGACTCGGAAGCGAGCGTGTGCTAGAAATTCCATGCCCTCCACACATTTCCTCAAGACCAAGGAAAGAACACTTgaaattgcagaaggtgtaaggAGAGACAGTCAGGTACGAAAATATTGACTTTCTGCTCGCTTGTGCAGAGCTGAAAAGCTGCAGAGACCTGGGCCTTGAGGCTAAAGTGGAGACTGGGCAGGAAGATGCCCCATCATCATGGATGCCCCTGTGTGTGGGCACAGGTGGGCTACAATGGAGGTGTACAGATAGTGCCAGACTTACTAATGTGGCATGGCATGAGACAGCTCTCCAGGCAGGAGTGACTCTGATGAGCATCAGCAAGTGGGAGGGTGTCTCATGGAACAGGTCATCCAATTCTGTGCACTTTCCGCAAGTTGTCAGACGGTTAGCAAGTAtagaaaatgttatttttcatCTCTGAATTATACGCGAATAAAATAGAGGGACCTGATGCAGCTGTGTAAGATTATGGGTGTAAGTCCAGCCTAAATGGCCCCACCAAAATGCAGCTCGTCTCAcctatctaaactaaactccagcTGCCGCTCCTTAGCCCATCTGCTGATCATCCCATTGTGCTCTTggcagggtcggagggtttgagatacagggaggggctgaataggctggggctattttccctggagcgtcgggggctgaggggctatcgaggtttataaactcatgggTAGGATAACTAGGCAAGATctattccccagggtaggggagcccaaagctCGAGgagtgtaggtttaaggtgagagtgaaaAGGTGTGGaagggacttgaggggtaactttttcacacagagggtggtgtgtgtacggaatgagctgccagaggaagtggtgggggctggtacagttacagcatttaaaaggcatctggatggggacatggataggaaggggttagagggatatgggacaaatgctggtgaatgggactggattaataagggtatctggtcagcatggacgtgttgggctgaacggtctgtttctgtgctgtacagctctataactctatgactattaCATGGGGCATGGCCCAGTCCAGTAGAAAGCAGCGTAGTTCACGGGTCAATAACACGGTTGGAGGAGGCAAAGTttcaaagtgaaaggcaggaggtttaaggggatttgaggaaaatctttttcacccagagggtggtgggagtctgaAATGCAGTGCCCAGGAGGGTGCGTGAGGCAGAAAAAGCTCACGACCTTTACAAAGTACCGAGCTGAGAACTTGGAATGAtgtaactttcaatgctgtggaCACACTGCGGGAAAGTGAGGCAAGTCTAGGTTGTATATCCTTGGCAGCACGGGCatgaaaggccgaatggcctcttctgttCTGTATAAAGCTATGATTCTATGTAAACCATAAAGAGGTCTATATCAGCAAGGTATATAATCCAAAAGTTAATTCATAACAACGTCAAAGGGACTGATATGTATATAATTCTTCAACatttgacacacacactttccaagtGTTTGCACGTACAcacgtgcatgtttgtgtgtgtgtacacacgtgtatgtttgtgtgtgtgcacatacgtgcatgtttgtgcgtgtgtacacacatgcatgtttgtgtgtgtgtacacacgtgtaCGTTTGTGTGTGAGCACTcatgtatatgtttgtgtgtgtacacATGTGCATgtttgcgtatgtgtgtgtgcacatatgtgtatatttgtgtgtgtgtgcacaagtgtatgtttgtgtgtgcgagcaAACATGCATCTTgttgtgtgtgcgcttgtgtgtttgCACGGGTAtgcatgtttgtatgtgtgtgtgcatatgtgtacAAATGTGTACATATATGTACGTTTGTGTGTGTCCATgcacatgtgtgtttgtgtgtctgagtgtcttagccagtgtgtgtgtgtatgagctattgtgtgtgtgtgcgtgtgtgtgtgtgtgtatgagctattgtgtatgtgtgtgtgtacgtgtgtgtttgtgtgtgagtgtgcgtgtggtgtatgtatgtgtggtatgtgtgtgtgcatgagtagGTGTGTGCATACACATGCATATGTTTCTGTGtgcaagtgcgtgtgtgtgtgcatatgtgtgtatgttggtgtgtgtgcacacacgtgtatgtttgtgtgtgtgtgtgcgcgtatgtatttgtatgtctgtttgtgtgtgtgcatatacaTGTACATTTGTGcatgagtgggtgagtgtgtgtgtgtatgcgcacgcGTGCGTGTGCACGTGCCTGcatatgtgtatgtttgtgtgtgatcgcacatgtgtatttgtgtgagtgtgcatgtgtgtatgcatgtatgtgcatgtttgtgtgtgtgtgtatgtgtgtatgtgcacataTGTGTACGTTTGTGTGTGactaagtgtgtgtctgtgtgcacatgtatgtgtgtgtttgtgtgtgagtgtgtgtgtagccTACGTGCacacatgtgtatgtgtgtgcatacatgtttatgtttgtgtgggtgagtgtgcacatatgtgtatgtttgtgttcaTGTGTGCACGTATGTGTACGTTTATGTGTGTATGcacatatatatatgtgtgtgtgtgcacatacaTGTAGgtttgtgcatgagtgtgtgagtatgtgtgcttGTTTGCATGTGCATGTTCTTGTAtgtttgtgtatgagtgtgtgtgtgtatgtgtgtaaatgtgtgtgtgtgtgcaggtatgtgtatGTTTGTAAGCATGCTTGAGTGTGAGGACacatgtgtgtttttgtgtgtgcatgtgtgtgtgcatgtgtgtgtatgcacataGGTatatatctgtctgtgtgtatgtgtgagtgcatgtgtgtatgtacacatgtgtatgtttgtgtgtgtgagcgcgcatgtgtgtatgtgagtgtgagtgtattatATGTTTGcgttgtatgtttgtgtgtgagtgagtgagtacgAGTGAACATGTGGGTTTGCATATGCATGGAGGTGTGTGAGTGaatgttggtttgtgtgtgtacaCGCACAAGTGTATGATTGTGGGCAGTAGAGTGTCCTTGTACGTGTGAGTGTTTAAATGTGCTTGTATATGTTTGTATCTGTGCATGTACCATGGGGGCGAGATGCGGTGATTCAAAGTACATGTGTGTGTGCTAATTTTCTAGAAGTATATCAGAGAATACTTACAGTGtgtgggagaaggccattcagcccatcgaatccttATTGCCCCTCGGAATCAGACCCACCCCCgaacctatccctgcatttcccatggctaacccacctaggctgggcactatgggtaatttatcatggccaatccaccctaacctgcacacccctgggcactatgggtaatttatcatggccaatccaccctctcctgcacatccctgggcactatgggtaatatagcacggccaatccaccctctcctgcacatccctgggcactatgggtaatttagcacggccaatccaccctctcctgcacatccctaggcactatgggtaatttagcatggccaatccaccctaacctgcacatccctgggcactatgggtaatttagcatggccaatccactctaacctgcacttccctgagcactatgggtaatttagcatggccaatccaccctaacctgcacatccctgggcactatgggtaatttagcatggccaatccaccctctcctgcacatccctgggcactatgggtaatttagcatggccaatccaccctaacctgcacatccctgggcactatgggtaatttagcatggccaatccaccctaacccgcacatccctgggcactatgggtaatttagcatgaccaatccccctaacttgcacatccctgggcactatgggtaatttagcacagccaatccactctaacctgcacatccctgggcactatgggtaatttagcatggccaatccaccctaacctgcacatccctgagcactatgggtaatttagcatagccaatccaccctaacttgcacatccctgggcactatgggtaatttagcacagccaatccaccctatcctgcacgtctttggactgtgggaggaaacccacgcagacacagggagaatgtgcaaacttcacacagacagtcacccgagggtggaatcgaacccgggtccctggcaccgtgggcagcagtgctaaccactgaggcaccgcaTGTGTAGTATATATTTGCAGACGTCTGTTTGTTGGTAAACTGCTATTTTTTTGTAATTGTTTTGTTTGTAATGAACTCACTTGGCTGACAGTTTCCCATCAGTGATCCAGAAAGAGCCTGGACTCTGTAGAATGGGCTGCAGCACCAGGGCACTTCGAATAAAATAGTGCGCTGATTGCACAAGAGAGTGACGCAGGAAAGGAAAAGATTCAGCTCTCACAGCCTTCCTCAAAATGTGATCCATTCTCTCATGATTCAGGGATCCTCCAATAACACCCTTTCTGCACTACAACACATTGCATTTGTATGGCGACTTATGTTGAGCCAATCGTCCCAATGGACCTTGCTGAATAAAATTAAAAGGAACCCAAATTACTGCAAATCTATTCATTTAAGCTTCACGTCacagagtcatggagctgtacagcacggcaacagaccctttggtccaacttgtccgtgctgaccctgatatcttaaattaatccagtcccatttgccagcattcgacccacatccctctaaccccttcctatccatgtccccatccagatgcctttcaaatgctgtaactgtaccagcccccaccacttcctctggcagctcattccatacacgcaccaccctctgtgtgaaaaagttacccctcaggtgccttttaaatctttcccctctcaccttaaacctatgcccctctagttttggactcccctaccctggggggaaaagaccttgtatattcaccctatctatgcccctcatgattttataaacctctataaggtcaccgctcatcccccgacgctccagggaaattagccgcagcctattcagcccctccctgtagctcaaaccctccgaccctggcaacatccttgtaaatcttttctgagccctttcaagtttcacaacatccttcctgtagcagggagaccaggattgccAACAGTCTCAGTCCAGAAGAATAAGGCAGTTTGTTTAGATTTGTAAATATGCTCAGTTGGAATCTACAAATAGATGGATTCAAGCAAATTAAATCAATTTTAACTGCATTTAAAAATCCAATAAACATATATCAGGACGATGTCAACTCTCTTAACAGGCAAAGCTGAACTCTTCTCTACTTTAGGAAGAGATCGATCCCTGGATCCTGGTGGGATAATCCAAAATGAGAGGTCAGAGCTTCAGGACTTTGGGAGGAGgcagatttaaagcagagatgaggaagaattgcTTCTCTCGAAAGGTCATGAACctgtggagctcactgccacTGAGTGAAGTGACCTGAACAGGAGAGGAGGGTTCGACTTTGCAATGAATAATGTGTTAAAGGAAGTGGGCAGGAAGGTcagttgagactgagatgagatcagccacgattaatgtctcactgtggctcagtggttaacgctgcagcctcacggcaccagggacccgggttcaatccctccctcgggcaactgtctgtgtgaagtttgcacattctccccgtgtctgcgtgggtttcctccgggtgctcccgttgcctcccacagtccaaaagtatgcaggttagggtggattgaccatgctaaattacccatagtgcccagggatgtgcaggttagggtggattggccgtgctaaattacccatagtgcccagggatgtgcaggttagggtggattggccatgttaaattacccatagtgcccagggatgtgcaggttagggtgggattggccatgctaaattacccatagtgcccagggatgtggaggttagggtggattgaccatgctaaattacccatagtgcccagggatgtgcaggttagggtggattgaccatgctaaattacccatagtgcccagggatgtgcaggttagggtggattggccatgttaaattacccatagtgcccagggatgtgcaggttagggtggattggccatgctaaattacccatagtgcccagggatgtgcaggttagggtggattggccatgctaaattacccatagtgcccagggatgtgcaggttagggtggattggccatgctaaatgacccatagtgcccatggatgtgcaggctgggtgagttAGTCAGCGGACATGTGGGGAACAGGGATAGGTTTGGGGGTGAGCCTGGATGCGACGCTCatgatgggctaagtggcctgctttcacactgtagggaatctacgaTCACATTGATCTGCATCAATGGCTTCTCATACTCATCCTCTTAGCTACAGTCTGTTGTTGGACATGAGACTTACAGAGGATGgacagctgtacaggatattcagTCTTGTTGCTTGTTGCTGAGTGAGTGACCTGACATGTCACTGTCTGCCCATTGTCTGAACGATGTGGGGTCATCGTATAATTGCTGTGGACAGTCACCATATTGTTGTCGTTTACAACATGGATCATGGTGTGCTTCCCCGGGAGACTGGATTTCCAAGTGATCTCAGCTGCTGGGTTCCCGAAGGCCGAGGTACACTGAGCCACAGGAGCGTCAGAGAGACCAGCCTCGGCAGGTATCGATGATGCTGCGTTGGTGGGAATCACTGTCAGAGATAAAAGAGAAATGAGTTCAATTTCAGTCTCACTTCACAGAGCATTTCGGCTGGCTgcattggcatggtggctcagtggttagcgctgtgCCAGGAGACCGGGTTCAAcccagcctcgggtggctgtctgtgtagagcttccacattctccctgggtctgtgtcATAgattcatgcagcacagaaacgcAGGCTTCGCTCCGACTCATCTGCACTGAGTAGACATCTTAATCAGACTGAGTCCCGTTTGCCAGCGTTTGGCTGATATCCCTCCTTATTcacatacccacccagatgccttttaaatgctgtaactgtaccagcccccaccacttcctctggcatctcgacccatatacgcaccaccctctgtgtgaaaaagttacccctcaggtcccttttcaatctttcctctcTAACCTTAAACTCCAGCACCTCCCCGActtcttccacacacacacacacacacacacacacacacacacacacacacacacacacacagtggctgTAAGAGGGTGCTTTCTCCTCTTGGGGCACCCTGGGCAGAGAGATCATCGTTTTTAGAATAAGACAGATTTAacacggagagagagaaagagagagagagagagagagagagagagaaggggaaatgACTTCACTCAAAGGGTGCTCACCCTGTCGAATTCACTCCCCAGAGTGTGGCAGACGCAGGGACACTGAGTAAATTGGAGGAGGAGATGGACAGACTTTTAATGAATAACAAGTAGAAGCATTACAGAGGGTGGGCAGGAGTGAGGagtcaagactgagatgagataagccatgatcgcattgaaatgttggagcaggagcgaggggctgaatggcctacccctgctcctagttcttctgCCCTTACTTGAGCAAAGTGGGAATGCAGGAAGAGATCagtgaggagcaggaaggaaTGAGCGAGAATGTCACTGAAAGAGGTTACGTACTTTCAGATGAGGCATGCCATTTGTCCTCAAAGAAATACAGTTTGCTCTTCGTCACTCTATATGGGACAGGCAGGCCAGCGTGTGGGAATGAGATGGGTCTGGGCTTGGGTATGAGGTTCTAAAGTGACCATTGCTTGAAGTGGTACAGGGTATAAGGTTATAAGGCAATTCCTGGGAAAAGGGCACTGGGAGTAGACAGATGATggatgatgggctgaagggcctctgtTGTGCTGTCTAACTCTATGGGGCAGAGATTCTACTGACAGACAGTCATTATACTGATGTAGTTGGGACGGGGAACCTGTGATAAGGTGagagttagggtcagggttagtgttagggaaAGGATCAGGGTTATGGTCAGTGTTTGGTTTAGGGTCAGGGAGATGGTTCCGGTCAGGTCTAGGGTTAGGGTCATGGTGAGGGTTAAGATCAGTTCTAGGGTTAGGTTCATGGTGAGGGTTAAGGTCAGGtctaggtttagggttaggtttagtgttagAGTCAAGGTTAGGGTCAGTGTCATGGTGAGGGTTAGGGTCAATCTATTGTTAGGCTCAGGGAAACGATCGGCTTAGGGCTAGGACTAGCCAGGGTCGCTGTTTGGACCAGGGTTCGTGTCAGGGTGAGTGTTACAATCAGGTCTAGTGTTATGGATGGGGCCTGGGTTTGGGTTAGGCTCACGATGAGGCCTAAGGCCAGGTCTAGGGTTAGAGTCAGATTTACATTTGGGTTCGGGTCAGGGTTACATTAAGGTTAGGCTCAGTCTAGGGTTAtagttagggctagggctagggatATGGTCAGGGTTAGGATCAGGTTTCGGGTCTGAATTGGTGGATCAGTGTTAGGGTCAAGGTTAACAttaggtttaggattagggttagcgCTAGCATTAGGGTTAGTGATAGGGTTAACGTTTGGGTTAGGGCTAAGGCTAGGTTTTGCTTTAGGGTCAAGGGTTGGAGTTAGGATTGGGGtcaggattagggttaggattaggattagggtaagGATCAGGGTCAGGATTAcagttaggattaggattagggtcagggttaggatAAGGATCAGGGCCATgattagggttagcgttaggtttaggttttgggttagggttagggtcagtgttagggtcagggttagggctagggtaagggttagggtcagggttagggcttgggttagggtcaggtttagggttaggactggAATCTCCATTGTGGTAGATTTCAAAGAAACTGAGTAATTAATTAAaatctgcgatagggttagggttagggttagggttagggttagggttagggttagggttagggttaggactgGAATCTCCATTGTGATAGATTTCGAAGGAACTGAGTAATTAATTAAAATCTCCTCTGGATTTTTCCTCTTTGACTGAAAACCGCCGAAAGTCTGTGTTTCAACCAGAGATTTCTGACAGAATCACGCGAAGCGTTTTGCAAACATTAGGGTACGAAGTATACAGTCTAACTCCCGAGTAACTGATTAACAGAAATCCCCCCCGTGTTAACCTCACTGAGCCCCAGTAACATCGCTCCCAGATACTTCACACCCTGAGCCATTGGCCTGACTGCTATAGGGCACCCTTactcctctccctatcccacagCCTGACTCCCTGTTATCATCGGACCCAAAACACCTCCCCAATCCCAGGACTCAACACCCTGTCATCCCAACaataccccctccccaccacttgGGAGCCTCCACCATGCTACCCAAACCCCGTCCCATCCCAGAACAAGACACTCACCAGCCTCCATTGCATAACACCACCCTATCCCCGGACCTTGTAGCACGCCCcatcccacacccctcccccaattcCAGAACCCAACATCTCCCATGCTGGAACTCTCCCATCTAACATCCATCTCTCCATCCTGACCCCCAAACCCACTTCCATTCCCAGGATGAGACACCACCCCCATCCTTTGACCCACCCCATGCCCCAGTCCCAGAACCCTGTGTCCTGGGATCTCCCCCACCCCAGTGTCAAAATTTCCCCCAATGTCCTCATCCTGGGACACACCCATCATGGGATCCAGCGCCCTTCCCAATCCTGGTCCGCTTATCCGAGGACCtgacattccctccatcccaCTTCCAGGTCCCTCGCTAACTGATTCACCTTAAACCTCACACCttgaacacacacagacacacacacacacacacacacaggcacacacacagacacacacacacacacacacacacaggcacacacacagacacacacacacacaaactcacacacatgcacacaaactgacacacacgcacacacacacacacacagacacagacactgacacacacccacacacacagacacacacacacacacacacacacatacacacacacatacacacacacccacacacacacactcatactcactcacacacacacaaacactgtttcacacactctcatactcactttcacacacacacacacactcacacaaacacacacacacacacacacaaacactgattcacacacactcatactcactttcacacacacacacacacacacgcgcacagagacacacactcactcagacactcacacatacgtacaatcacacacacacacacacacacacagacacactcacatacacacacacaaaatcatgcACGTgggcacgcgtgcacacacacacgcacacacacacacatacacacacacatacacacacacacacacgcacacacaagcgcgcgcacacacacacacaaacactgtttcacacacactcatactcactttcacacacacacacacacacacacacacacgcacacacgcgcacagagacacacactcactcagacactcacacatacgcacaatcgcacacatacacacacacacagacacactcacatacacagagatactcgtgcacacacacacacacacactctcacacacacaaacagacacacagtcacacacacacacacacaggcgcacacacagacacacacacacacgcacacacaaactcacacacatgcacacaaactcacacacactcacacatacaccgacactcacacacatccacacacacagacacacactcacacacatacacacacacacacacacacacacacacacacacacacacattgcccaCATAAATCCCGATCCCGGGTTGGGTACATACCTAGAATTGTTAAATGGATTCCTTTCTTCTCTGCTCCCTGAGGGAATAGTGTTATCTCACACATGTAATTTCCCTCGTCCTGTATTTTCAAAGCTTTTATTCGGATTGATCCATCCAGGAGAGATTGGTTTCTCATCTCTATCCGTCCAGAATAGTTTTCACTTCGTACTGATGGCCCATACTTCAGATTATACACAACAACAGGCTTCTCCTGACCATCCTTTGTCCAGGAAAACTGCGTTATATTTGTGTTGTTTGCGGTTG carries:
- the LOC125448591 gene encoding nectin-1-like isoform X2 encodes the protein MSYLAWKTSLGVLLLLSVTTCVVGERAFLTAMAGTEVLLPCWPTANNTNITQFSWTKDGQEKPVVVYNLKYGPSVRSENYSGRIEMRNQSLLDGSIRIKALKIQDEGNYMCEITLFPQGAEKKGIHLTILVIPTNAASSIPAEAGLSDAPVAQCTSAFGNPAAEITWKSSLPGKHTMIHVVNDNNMVTVHSNYTMTPHRSDNGQTVTCQVTHSATSNKTEYPVQLSILYRPVVTITGYDGTWSVNTHNVTVTCSTDANPEPTNYTWRGLPEGVEVKNAQVFIGEESALENGNWTCEAANTVGIGVGRVEVVLRSSNSSDTDTAPERTPSQAQDNEMITYASLDLNVPAGASVYRQNGQAEDSTVYADIKYQH